GACACCCAGTTACGACGATCCGAGAGCCGACATTTTGAAGTGGCTTCTATGCGGAAACGGATCTTTCGATCCGGATCAGTTGGACATAAAATACGCCAACAGAGATACGCTTTTCAACGACACGAGATACCTTCTATCATTCGGTCCGATTTTTCCCGCAATAAGGAATGGCGTACCCGTCACTGATTCCATGTTCCTGCCCGGCGACAGCGTTCCCGTAACTTTTGCATACATAGGCGGAGAGAATTTCCAGACAGTTTGGAACGCTCCGCTCTGGAGTCAGCACCCTTATTACAACGGTGTTGACACTATGTTCGGCAGAGATCAGTCCTGGTCTCCTCTGAGGTACGATTTCACGGATCTCGGCGTCAACGCGAGATGGGCTCTTGATGTGTACGACAATCCGAACGTCATAACCAATAATCCTAACGGAACGGACAGAGTCACAAACAGCAGATGGCCGACCATAGTCCCCGGCGACACGGTCATTTGCGACACGCTTGATCCGTTCTTCCACTGGCCTATTCCTCTTATAGTCGCCGGTGACACAATAGACTGGACCGGAGACGGGATTCCCGATTACGCTGGTCCTCCTCCTCCGGCTTTCACGGAAATGCTCGTTTTACCCGGAGTGCCGAGACCCAACGACGTCACAATACTCTGGGGAAGAAGGAACAAGGTCCCGTATAATCCGGACAAGGATTCTCTGTGGAACGTGTTGCCCGACGAACAGGTCGGAACGGATATATTCGCTCCCAACTACGAAGACTTCCAGGGATACAGGGTTTACCGCAGTTACCCGAACAACGAAAGGGAAATTGCAGGATGGACTCTTCTCAGACAGTGGGACAGAGGACGAAGATGGATACATGCGATACCGAGCGACACTCTTTCAGACACCTTGGAGGTACCCACTGATCCGAATTTCGCTTACCGTTGCTGGTTGGACCGCGATCCGATAAGAGCGCCAAACGCAGACCTGACAGACACTGTTCTTCAGCTCAAATATCAGCTCGCTCACAACCCTGACTTTTCATCACTCAGGCAGTACGAAAACACTTACAGATATGTTTATGTCGATTCAGGGGTCACGATCCTCAGCCCCGTCTATTACACGGTCACTTGCTTCGATTTCGGAAATCCTCAAACCGGAGTCACACCGCTGGAAACATCCAAAGGCAGTAACGCATTTAGAGTGGTTCCCGGACCGGCACCTCAACCTCTCAATGAAGATATGCCCGTCATGGTAATCCCCAATCCTTACAGGGGAGACATTGACTATTCGTCGGCCGCCAGTGGGCACCCTTGGGAGGATCCGTCGAGAGCAGGATGGACAGAGCACTCGAGAAGGATATCATTCATTAACCTTCCGTCTGTTTGCACTATTAGGATATACACTTTGAGCGGCGAACTGGTTAAAACGCTCGAACACGAGGACCAGTTCAGCAGTGTCCACGACTGGGACATGATTTCATCTGATGTCCAGCTCATAGCGAGCGGCATCTATCTTTTCTCGGTCGAAGACGAATCCGGAAAAACTCAAGTCGGCAAATTTGTCGTTCTGAAGTAGGAGGGCGAAATGAAAAAAATAATTCTTTCG
This portion of the candidate division WOR-3 bacterium genome encodes:
- a CDS encoding T9SS type A sorting domain-containing protein — encoded protein: MKRPVLIFFSLLLVLSASSGYARMRDEYTAMANPYTQFRAMTQSNIWLCFSNYGFFGNAGEYGTVPYSCMFPAYSNQDYLFQGGLWIAALAGRDTLCTVGCDGWAHEHEMWPGVTSADSIIQRSTIPTSPVYDSTAVSELDFIAIYWDTFTDPTIPNSGAYHRVMGIQVIQESFSWSYNYAEDFIIINFWIKNIGRKNLREFYMGLYVDADVGPAGAQYDDKSQDDVCGFVPTIPIQYGGNPLNPKDSINVAWIANAAMAGFSQSGTAQGVITPDVTGTRVLRTPNPHLTTSFNWWYSNQNDMILDWGPCFPNNPFDSIMKLVNSQLNPGDPQPGTPSYDDPRADILKWLLCGNGSFDPDQLDIKYANRDTLFNDTRYLLSFGPIFPAIRNGVPVTDSMFLPGDSVPVTFAYIGGENFQTVWNAPLWSQHPYYNGVDTMFGRDQSWSPLRYDFTDLGVNARWALDVYDNPNVITNNPNGTDRVTNSRWPTIVPGDTVICDTLDPFFHWPIPLIVAGDTIDWTGDGIPDYAGPPPPAFTEMLVLPGVPRPNDVTILWGRRNKVPYNPDKDSLWNVLPDEQVGTDIFAPNYEDFQGYRVYRSYPNNEREIAGWTLLRQWDRGRRWIHAIPSDTLSDTLEVPTDPNFAYRCWLDRDPIRAPNADLTDTVLQLKYQLAHNPDFSSLRQYENTYRYVYVDSGVTILSPVYYTVTCFDFGNPQTGVTPLETSKGSNAFRVVPGPAPQPLNEDMPVMVIPNPYRGDIDYSSAASGHPWEDPSRAGWTEHSRRISFINLPSVCTIRIYTLSGELVKTLEHEDQFSSVHDWDMISSDVQLIASGIYLFSVEDESGKTQVGKFVVLK